In the genome of Nocardia sp. NBC_00416, one region contains:
- a CDS encoding phosphotransferase family protein encodes MSGMSVAQPVGVDREHVDFTVVGNWMDERGLTGGDFQEVRALGGGTQNIMLRFTRGGRDYVLRRGPAHLRPKSNEVIRREARLLGALTGTDVRAPRVIAAETDESVLGAVFYLMEPIEGFNPQTELPAPFAADAEARRLMGLSAVEAIARLGALDYRELGLADYGKPEGFLERQVGRWMHELDSYAANEGYPGPQIPGLESVADWLERNRPASWTPGILHGDCHLANIMFSYDRPEVAALVDWEMSTIGDPLLDLGWQIATRPEPGTSGAALIGKLGEAGSLPSSAEMIEHYGKFSDRDLSAVTWYTVLACFKLGIVLEGTYARAFAGKAPVKVGDFLHANTLELFAQARGLIE; translated from the coding sequence ATGTCAGGCATGTCTGTTGCGCAGCCGGTAGGCGTGGATCGTGAACACGTCGACTTCACCGTGGTCGGGAACTGGATGGACGAGCGGGGGCTCACCGGCGGCGACTTCCAGGAGGTGAGGGCCCTCGGCGGCGGGACGCAGAACATCATGTTGCGTTTCACCCGGGGTGGGCGGGACTACGTGCTGCGCCGCGGACCGGCGCATCTGCGGCCCAAGAGCAACGAGGTCATCCGGCGGGAGGCGCGGCTGCTGGGCGCGCTCACCGGCACCGATGTGCGGGCCCCGCGGGTGATCGCCGCCGAAACCGACGAGTCGGTGCTGGGCGCGGTGTTCTACCTGATGGAACCGATCGAGGGGTTCAACCCGCAGACCGAGCTCCCGGCGCCCTTCGCCGCGGACGCGGAGGCGCGGCGGCTGATGGGCTTGTCCGCGGTCGAGGCCATCGCCCGGCTGGGGGCGCTGGACTACCGGGAACTGGGGCTGGCCGATTACGGCAAACCGGAAGGGTTCCTGGAACGCCAGGTCGGCCGCTGGATGCACGAACTCGACTCGTATGCGGCGAACGAGGGTTACCCCGGTCCGCAGATCCCCGGGCTGGAATCGGTGGCGGATTGGCTGGAGCGCAACCGTCCGGCCTCCTGGACCCCCGGGATCCTGCACGGTGACTGCCATCTGGCCAACATCATGTTCTCCTACGACCGCCCGGAGGTCGCGGCCCTGGTGGACTGGGAGATGTCGACCATCGGCGATCCGCTGCTGGATCTCGGCTGGCAGATCGCGACCCGGCCGGAACCCGGCACCTCCGGAGCGGCGCTGATCGGCAAACTCGGGGAGGCCGGATCGCTGCCGTCGAGCGCGGAGATGATCGAGCACTACGGCAAGTTCTCCGATCGCGATCTGAGCGCGGTCACCTGGTACACAGTGCTGGCCTGCTTCAAGCTGGGCATCGTCCTGGAGGGAACCTACGCGCGGGCGTTCGCGGGTAAGGCGCCCGTGAAGGTCGGTGATTTCCTGCACGCGAACACGCTCGAGCTGTTCGCGCAGGCGCGTGGACTCATAGAGTGA
- a CDS encoding DUF3145 domain-containing protein: protein MRGSTRYAEATAGVVYVHSSPTALCPHIEWALAAALGAPASLRWTAQPASPGQLRATTDWVGPAGTASRIAQSLRSWPVLRFEVTEDPGEGVDGERYSFVPSLGLWHGSTSANGDVMVGEMRLRVMLQAARELGRHSAYDLAAELDRALGTAWDDDLEVFRTGSEGAEVTWLRRDVG, encoded by the coding sequence GTGCGCGGATCGACTCGATACGCGGAGGCGACGGCGGGTGTGGTGTATGTCCACTCGTCGCCCACCGCGCTGTGCCCGCATATCGAATGGGCGCTCGCGGCCGCTCTCGGCGCTCCCGCCAGTCTGCGCTGGACCGCGCAGCCCGCGTCTCCGGGTCAGCTCCGGGCGACGACCGATTGGGTGGGCCCGGCCGGCACCGCCTCCCGGATCGCGCAGTCGTTGCGGTCCTGGCCGGTGCTGCGTTTCGAGGTCACCGAGGATCCCGGTGAGGGCGTCGACGGGGAGCGCTACAGCTTCGTGCCGTCGCTGGGTCTGTGGCACGGTTCCACCAGCGCCAACGGGGATGTGATGGTCGGCGAGATGCGCCTGCGGGTCATGCTCCAGGCGGCTCGGGAGCTGGGTCGGCACTCCGCCTACGACTTGGCCGCGGAGCTCGATCGGGCCCTGGGCACGGCCTGGGACGATGATCTGGAGGTCTTCCGGACGGGCAGCGAAGGGGCCGAGGTCACCTGGTTGCGGCGGGACGTGGGCTGA
- the pabB gene encoding aminodeoxychorismate synthase component I, translating to MSSSATLRHHVLDRAVDTEAAFLRLYRTSPTAFWLDSEHVEPGLDRFSFLGDATGPLAETVGYRVGSGTVTVRSSDGRVRDEPGTILDYLAAALRTRCTPLPEDLPFDFAGGYVGYLGYEVKADCGATAAHRSAAPDAQWIFADRVIVVDHLAGRTHLLALTGPQESDRAAGDAWLLATAAILQTLPAWSNPPPLDTDGDTPGIEDHLVRGRARYLRDIAACRRALQAGESYEITLTDQLTFPATTGGLDVYRTLRRTNPAPYSAYLRFADLEIACSSPERFLKIDRTRTVETKPIKGTARRDPDPVVDERLRRALTEDPKTRAENVMIVDLLRNDLGRVCEVGSVRVHELLATETYSTLHQLVSTVRGTLRADTDVIGCLRACFPGGSMTGAPKIRTMQIIDALETRARGVYSGTIGFLGLGGTADLNIVIRTAVRHAGHWQIGAGGAIVLDSDANAEYDEMLLKAAAVYRALATGPAGADRPAAGIPMGRAR from the coding sequence ATGTCTTCCTCCGCGACCCTCCGGCACCACGTACTCGATCGCGCCGTCGACACCGAGGCCGCCTTCCTTCGTCTCTACCGCACCTCACCGACCGCGTTCTGGCTGGACAGCGAGCATGTGGAACCCGGGCTGGACCGTTTCTCGTTCCTCGGGGACGCCACCGGGCCGCTGGCCGAAACGGTCGGCTACCGGGTCGGCAGCGGGACGGTCACCGTACGCAGCTCCGACGGTCGGGTCCGCGACGAGCCGGGCACGATCCTGGACTACCTGGCCGCGGCACTGCGCACCCGCTGCACGCCGCTGCCCGAGGACCTCCCCTTCGATTTCGCGGGAGGCTACGTCGGATACCTGGGTTACGAGGTCAAGGCCGACTGCGGCGCGACGGCCGCGCACCGGTCGGCGGCGCCCGACGCCCAGTGGATCTTCGCCGACCGGGTGATCGTCGTCGACCATCTCGCCGGACGCACCCACCTGCTCGCGCTCACCGGACCGCAGGAATCCGACCGCGCGGCGGGCGACGCCTGGCTGCTCGCCACGGCGGCGATCCTGCAGACACTGCCCGCCTGGTCGAACCCCCCGCCGCTCGACACCGACGGCGACACCCCCGGCATCGAGGACCACCTGGTCCGTGGACGCGCGCGGTACCTGCGCGATATCGCCGCGTGCCGCCGTGCCCTGCAGGCGGGCGAATCGTACGAGATCACACTGACCGATCAGCTCACCTTCCCCGCCACGACCGGCGGACTCGATGTCTACCGCACGCTGCGCCGGACCAATCCCGCGCCCTACTCGGCCTATCTGCGATTCGCCGACCTCGAGATCGCCTGTTCCTCCCCCGAACGCTTCCTGAAGATCGACCGGACCCGCACCGTCGAGACGAAACCCATCAAGGGCACCGCCCGGCGCGACCCCGACCCGGTGGTGGACGAACGCCTGCGCCGCGCGCTGACCGAGGACCCGAAGACCCGGGCGGAGAACGTGATGATCGTCGACCTGCTGCGCAACGATCTGGGCCGGGTCTGCGAGGTCGGCAGTGTGCGCGTGCACGAACTGCTGGCCACCGAAACCTATTCGACCCTGCATCAGCTGGTTTCGACCGTGCGCGGGACGCTGCGCGCGGACACCGATGTCATCGGCTGCCTGCGTGCGTGTTTCCCGGGCGGATCGATGACGGGTGCGCCCAAGATCCGCACCATGCAGATCATCGACGCCCTCGAGACCCGCGCGCGGGGGGTGTACTCGGGCACGATCGGCTTTCTCGGGCTGGGCGGCACCGCCGACCTCAATATCGTCATCCGCACCGCCGTGCGCCACGCGGGACACTGGCAGATCGGGGCCGGGGGCGCGATCGTGCTGGACTCCGACGCCAACGCCGAATACGACGAAATGCTGCTCAAGGCCGCGGCGGTCTACCGGGCGCTGGCCACCGGCCCGGCAGGCGCCGATCGGCCCGCGGCCGGTATCCCGATGGGCCGGGCGAGGTAG
- a CDS encoding MDR family MFS transporter: protein MDGFTAQRSDKLDRSVIVTGLVIVSGMIMVVLDTTIVNVALDSLSRELDAPLSTTQWVVTGYLLAVALVIPLTGWAMDRFGPKAVWITSVSLFVMGSALCAASWSIESLIAFRVIQGLGGGMLLPGGQTIITRAAGPQRLGRAMAILGVPMLLGPVFGPVIGGLLVEYTSWHWIFLVNVPVGILAVALAVWKLPAGGALPEFGRLDVRGLILVSGSLVCLLYGLSRASSHGGFNEWSVLGWLIAGVVGLALYTWHSLSKGADSIIDVRLLTNRLFASGTIAVFLVAIGMFGGMLLLPLYYQTVRGEGALDAGLLLAPQGLGAIVAIVIGGRLTDRIGAGYVVPVGIVLALIGTFPFTQVGVDTSYVWLSVALFVRGMGLGAVMMPTISAAYTELSKDAVSRAAPTLSAIQQVGASLGSALLVTVLTQRLTDQLTSKGIQAAGAGADQISSVPPEAMPVVGPLLASSFGYAFWVAFALTAVIIVPAMFLPRHAARDRKKTPAAPGL from the coding sequence ATGGATGGTTTCACCGCCCAACGGTCGGACAAGCTCGACCGCAGCGTCATCGTCACCGGGCTCGTCATCGTGTCCGGCATGATCATGGTGGTTCTCGACACCACGATCGTGAACGTGGCCCTGGACTCGTTGAGCAGAGAGCTCGACGCACCGCTGTCCACGACTCAGTGGGTGGTCACCGGCTACCTCCTCGCGGTGGCCCTGGTCATTCCGCTCACCGGCTGGGCCATGGACCGGTTCGGGCCGAAGGCGGTGTGGATCACGTCGGTGAGCCTGTTCGTGATGGGCTCGGCCCTGTGCGCGGCCTCCTGGTCGATCGAAAGCCTGATCGCGTTCCGCGTGATCCAGGGACTCGGCGGCGGCATGCTGCTACCCGGCGGGCAGACGATCATCACGAGGGCCGCGGGGCCACAGCGCCTGGGTCGCGCGATGGCCATCCTCGGCGTTCCGATGCTCTTGGGGCCGGTGTTCGGTCCGGTGATCGGCGGCCTGCTCGTCGAATACACGAGCTGGCACTGGATCTTCCTCGTCAACGTCCCCGTCGGCATTCTGGCTGTCGCGCTCGCGGTGTGGAAACTGCCCGCCGGTGGTGCGCTGCCGGAGTTCGGTCGTCTCGACGTGCGCGGCCTCATTCTGGTCTCCGGCAGCCTCGTATGCCTGCTCTACGGGCTCTCCCGCGCCAGTTCCCACGGCGGATTCAACGAGTGGAGCGTGCTCGGGTGGCTGATCGCAGGCGTCGTCGGCCTGGCCCTCTACACCTGGCACAGCCTGAGCAAGGGAGCCGACTCGATCATCGACGTCCGCCTGCTCACCAACCGGCTCTTCGCCAGCGGAACCATCGCGGTCTTCCTCGTCGCCATCGGAATGTTCGGCGGCATGCTGCTGCTCCCGCTGTACTACCAGACCGTCCGCGGTGAAGGAGCGCTGGACGCCGGTCTGCTGCTGGCCCCTCAGGGCCTCGGCGCGATCGTGGCGATCGTGATCGGCGGGAGGCTCACCGATCGGATCGGCGCGGGCTACGTCGTACCCGTCGGCATCGTGCTGGCGCTGATCGGCACCTTCCCGTTCACCCAGGTGGGCGTCGATACCTCGTATGTCTGGCTGAGCGTGGCCCTGTTCGTGCGCGGTATGGGCCTGGGCGCGGTGATGATGCCGACGATCTCCGCCGCATACACCGAACTGAGCAAGGACGCGGTATCGCGTGCGGCGCCGACCCTGTCGGCCATCCAGCAGGTCGGCGCCTCGCTCGGCAGCGCCCTGCTGGTGACGGTGCTGACGCAACGGCTCACCGACCAGCTCACCTCGAAAGGCATCCAGGCCGCGGGCGCCGGCGCCGACCAGATCAGCTCGGTACCGCCGGAGGCCATGCCGGTTGTCGGCCCGCTGCTGGCCAGTTCGTTCGGGTACGCGTTCTGGGTCGCCTTCGCACTCACAGCCGTGATCATCGTCCCCGCGATGTTCCTGCCCCGGCACGCGGCTCGCGACCGCAAGAAGACGCCGGCGGCTCCCGGCCTCTAG
- a CDS encoding transcriptional regulator: MAELSTVLASLPRLKVVAFLGGCREAEFGTITDLCEMNKSTLSKAMTVLEAAGYLTITKGYVGRRPKTWLALTEHGRTAYYEHLNALTALAQQAQKAEGEAGTPSRET; encoded by the coding sequence GTGGCGGAACTGAGTACAGTGCTGGCCTCGCTGCCGCGCCTGAAAGTGGTTGCGTTTCTGGGCGGGTGCCGCGAGGCGGAATTCGGCACGATCACCGACCTGTGTGAGATGAACAAGTCCACACTGTCGAAGGCGATGACCGTGCTCGAGGCCGCCGGATACCTCACGATCACGAAAGGATATGTCGGGCGCAGACCGAAGACATGGCTCGCCTTGACCGAACACGGCCGTACGGCGTACTACGAACACTTGAACGCTCTTACCGCGCTCGCACAACAAGCACAGAAGGCGGAGGGCGAGGCAGGCACACCATCTCGTGAAACCTGA
- a CDS encoding DUF3052 domain-containing protein: MVAAADDQNFAQKLGITHGLVVQELGWDEDTNDDLRADVEETSGSELLDEGSDEVIDVVLLWWRDGDGDLVDELMEAIGPLADDGFIWVLTPKTGNDGHVDPSEIAEAAPTAGLTQTSAIKLGEWSASRLVQPKAPTKQR; encoded by the coding sequence GTGGTCGCCGCGGCGGACGATCAGAATTTCGCTCAGAAGCTTGGCATCACCCACGGCTTGGTTGTCCAGGAGCTGGGTTGGGACGAGGACACCAACGACGACCTTCGGGCCGACGTCGAAGAGACATCCGGCAGTGAACTGCTGGACGAGGGCTCCGACGAGGTCATCGATGTCGTCCTGCTGTGGTGGCGGGACGGCGACGGTGACCTGGTAGACGAGCTGATGGAGGCAATCGGCCCACTCGCCGACGACGGGTTCATCTGGGTGCTCACCCCCAAAACCGGTAACGACGGCCATGTCGATCCCAGTGAGATCGCCGAGGCCGCACCCACCGCGGGGCTCACCCAGACCTCGGCCATCAAACTCGGCGAATGGTCGGCCAGCCGACTGGTGCAGCCCAAGGCCCCCACCAAGCAGCGCTGA
- a CDS encoding RNA ligase family protein, whose product MVFDVRNADLDGLNSATKYPSIPTYHALGERGSLTGAVTEFAGRVIGTEKVDGTNARVIGLPDGTWLLGSREELLCAKGDLIGNPALGIVAALREFAEAAVPDEDVVQVFYVELYGGKITGASAQYTGRRAVGYRMFDLVVLRDYTELFAASRAEISRWRESGGQPFASETDLAAAAHRYGLELTPRLFDLPASELPTEIDKTRDFLAEFLPRTRCDLDADAGGRPEGIVLRTADRSVIAKARYEDYDRTLRRRGSGR is encoded by the coding sequence ATGGTTTTCGATGTACGAAACGCGGACTTGGACGGCCTCAACAGCGCCACGAAGTATCCGTCGATCCCCACCTATCACGCCCTCGGGGAACGCGGCTCGCTGACCGGCGCCGTGACCGAGTTCGCGGGACGGGTCATCGGTACGGAGAAGGTGGACGGCACGAACGCGCGGGTCATCGGATTGCCCGACGGGACCTGGCTGCTGGGTAGCCGGGAGGAACTGCTGTGCGCCAAAGGCGACCTCATCGGTAATCCGGCACTGGGAATCGTAGCGGCGCTGCGGGAATTCGCCGAAGCCGCCGTCCCGGACGAGGATGTCGTCCAGGTGTTCTACGTCGAGTTGTACGGCGGGAAGATCACCGGCGCGAGCGCGCAGTACACCGGGCGTCGAGCGGTCGGGTACCGGATGTTCGATCTGGTGGTGCTGCGGGACTACACCGAGCTGTTCGCCGCATCGCGTGCGGAGATCTCGCGCTGGCGCGAGTCCGGCGGCCAGCCGTTCGCCTCCGAAACCGATCTGGCGGCGGCGGCGCATCGTTACGGACTGGAACTCACCCCGCGGCTCTTCGACCTACCGGCGTCCGAACTGCCGACCGAAATCGACAAGACACGCGACTTCCTCGCCGAGTTTCTACCCCGGACCCGCTGCGATCTGGACGCCGACGCGGGCGGCCGGCCGGAGGGGATCGTGCTACGCACCGCCGATCGGTCGGTGATCGCCAAGGCGCGGTACGAGGATTACGACCGCACGCTGCGCCGGCGCGGTTCCGGCCGCTGA
- a CDS encoding peroxiredoxin — translation MPLEVGTQAPEFTLKDQNNQEVSLSDYRGEKNVLIVFYPLAFTGICQGELCKVRDELPRFQNDNTEIIAISVGPPPTHKIWAAEQGYTFPLLSDFWPHGAVAQEYGVFNDTTGFANRGTFVVDREGIIRFAEMNGPGEPRDQAAWEKALAALDS, via the coding sequence ATGCCCCTAGAGGTCGGCACGCAGGCGCCGGAGTTCACCCTCAAGGATCAGAACAATCAGGAAGTCTCGCTGTCGGACTATCGCGGCGAGAAGAACGTCCTGATCGTCTTCTACCCCTTGGCCTTCACCGGCATCTGCCAGGGTGAACTCTGCAAGGTCCGCGACGAGTTGCCGCGGTTCCAGAACGACAACACCGAGATCATCGCGATCTCGGTCGGTCCGCCGCCCACCCACAAGATCTGGGCGGCCGAACAGGGCTACACCTTCCCGCTGCTGTCGGATTTCTGGCCGCACGGCGCGGTGGCCCAGGAGTACGGCGTCTTCAACGACACCACAGGTTTCGCCAACCGCGGCACCTTCGTCGTCGACCGGGAGGGAATCATCCGTTTCGCGGAGATGAACGGTCCCGGAGAGCCCCGTGACCAGGCGGCTTGGGAGAAAGCGCTCGCCGCGCTAGATTCATAG
- a CDS encoding NDMA-dependent alcohol dehydrogenase, with product MKTKGAILWGIDEPWSVEEIELGDPRAGEVQIQLETAGMCHSDHHMVTGATPMPSFPAMGGHEGAGVITRLGPGTPPDLAVGDHVVLSFIPACGRCPSCVAGHMALCDLGMGLLSGQSISDGSYRIQARGKDVIPMCLLGTFSPYMTVHYSSVVKIDPEIPFEVACLVGCGVPTGFGSSTHVGNIGPGDTAAIVGIGGVGMSALQGAVLSGAQKVVAIDPNPWKLEQAKKFGATHTYSSMAEAIVPLMEATEGRMADKVILTMGEMQGEYIEEGLILTAKAGTLVVTSMGRMDAFDVKLNSFLLSMLQKTVKGCIFGGGNARQDIPRLLSLYKAGQLNLDDMVTRSYSLEDVNQGYKDMLDGKNIRGIIKYTDADR from the coding sequence ATGAAGACGAAGGGCGCGATCCTTTGGGGGATCGACGAGCCGTGGTCCGTCGAGGAAATCGAACTCGGCGATCCGCGCGCCGGTGAGGTGCAGATCCAGCTGGAGACCGCTGGAATGTGCCATTCGGACCACCACATGGTCACCGGCGCCACCCCCATGCCCTCCTTCCCGGCCATGGGCGGCCACGAAGGCGCGGGCGTCATCACCAGGCTGGGTCCCGGCACCCCGCCCGATCTCGCCGTGGGCGATCACGTAGTGCTGTCGTTCATCCCCGCCTGCGGACGCTGTCCGTCCTGTGTGGCAGGACATATGGCCCTGTGCGACCTCGGGATGGGCCTGCTCTCCGGGCAGTCCATCAGCGACGGCAGCTACCGCATCCAGGCCCGGGGCAAGGACGTCATCCCGATGTGCCTGCTCGGGACCTTCTCGCCGTATATGACGGTGCACTACTCCTCGGTGGTCAAGATCGACCCCGAGATCCCGTTCGAGGTCGCCTGCCTGGTCGGGTGCGGTGTGCCCACCGGTTTCGGCTCCTCCACCCATGTGGGCAATATCGGGCCCGGGGATACGGCGGCCATCGTCGGCATCGGCGGCGTCGGGATGAGCGCGCTGCAGGGCGCGGTGCTCTCCGGAGCGCAGAAGGTCGTCGCCATCGACCCGAACCCGTGGAAGCTGGAACAGGCCAAGAAGTTCGGCGCCACCCACACCTACAGCAGCATGGCCGAGGCCATCGTCCCGCTGATGGAGGCCACCGAGGGACGGATGGCCGACAAGGTCATCCTCACCATGGGTGAGATGCAGGGCGAGTACATCGAAGAGGGCCTGATCCTCACCGCCAAGGCCGGCACCCTGGTCGTCACCTCGATGGGCCGGATGGACGCCTTCGATGTGAAGCTGAACAGCTTCCTGCTCTCCATGCTGCAGAAAACGGTCAAGGGTTGCATCTTCGGCGGCGGCAACGCCCGCCAGGACATCCCACGGCTGCTTTCGCTGTACAAGGCGGGTCAGCTGAACCTGGACGATATGGTGACCCGCAGCTACTCGCTGGAGGACGTCAACCAGGGCTACAAGGACATGCTGGACGGCAAGAACATCCGCGGCATCATCAAGTACACCGACGCGGACCGCTGA
- a CDS encoding serine hydrolase domain-containing protein, which produces MRALEQIKQWPVRHAAAGVVTPDGQWSAGDGDRVYRLASVTKPLVAYAVLVAVEEGAIELDQPAGPPGSTVRHLLAHTSGVAFDTTDILARPGAKRIYSSAGFELLADFVAEHSGIPFPDYLREAVFEPLGMSDSELAGSAGHGAYSTLADLLRFAGELLEPRLISPQTRTEATTVQFPGSNGVLPGFGSQRPNDWGLGFEIRDGKTPHWTGVANSPATYGHFGQSGTFLWVDPRYDLACVALSDENFGDWSREVWPPFSDSVIAEAALARNTAKK; this is translated from the coding sequence GTGCGCGCACTCGAGCAGATCAAACAATGGCCGGTCCGGCATGCCGCGGCGGGTGTGGTCACCCCGGACGGCCAGTGGTCGGCCGGTGACGGTGACCGGGTCTACCGGCTCGCGTCGGTCACCAAGCCGTTGGTCGCGTACGCGGTGCTGGTCGCCGTGGAAGAAGGGGCGATCGAGCTCGATCAGCCTGCCGGGCCGCCCGGTTCGACCGTCCGCCATCTGCTGGCGCACACCTCCGGGGTGGCTTTCGACACCACCGATATCCTCGCCCGGCCCGGCGCGAAGCGGATCTATTCGAGCGCGGGATTCGAACTGCTGGCCGATTTCGTTGCCGAGCACTCCGGCATTCCGTTCCCGGACTACCTGCGTGAGGCCGTATTCGAACCGCTGGGCATGTCCGATTCGGAGCTGGCGGGTTCCGCCGGGCACGGCGCGTATTCCACACTCGCCGATCTGCTGCGTTTCGCCGGCGAGCTGCTCGAGCCGCGGCTGATCTCCCCACAGACCCGCACCGAGGCGACCACCGTTCAGTTTCCGGGGAGCAACGGCGTGCTGCCCGGATTCGGCTCGCAGCGGCCCAACGACTGGGGTCTGGGTTTCGAGATCCGGGACGGGAAGACGCCGCACTGGACCGGCGTCGCCAACTCGCCTGCGACCTACGGTCATTTCGGGCAATCCGGCACGTTCCTGTGGGTGGATCCGCGGTACGACCTGGCGTGTGTGGCATTGAGCGATGAGAATTTCGGTGACTGGTCGCGCGAAGTATGGCCTCCGTTCAGTGATTCGGTCATCGCGGAGGCGGCACTCGCCCGCAACACGGCAAAGAAGTAA